A window from Pseudobutyrivibrio ruminis HUN009 encodes these proteins:
- a CDS encoding DUF362 domain-containing protein → MASKVYFIKDVTAEAVVKMYDKLGITLPGKVAVKVHSGEEGNQNYLKPEFWKPMVEHVNGTIVECNTAYEGERNYTDKHIKLLKRHGWNEFFDVDLMDAEGPDIEIPIKNGTHLKTDIMGKNFLNYDSMLVLSHFKGHPMGGYGGALKQLSIGCASCAGKVQIHSAGKYNKASEQDIVWNDLPEQNAFLESMAEAASAVVDHFGKNIAFINVMANMSVDCDCCAVAEDPCLKDIGILASLDPVAIDRACLDLVYASKDVGRDHFLERVTSRNGEHTPATAAKLGVGSLEYELIEL, encoded by the coding sequence ATGGCATCAAAAGTTTATTTTATTAAGGACGTTACAGCAGAAGCTGTAGTAAAAATGTACGATAAGCTTGGAATCACATTACCAGGTAAGGTTGCCGTAAAGGTGCATTCTGGTGAGGAAGGCAATCAGAATTATCTAAAGCCTGAATTCTGGAAACCAATGGTAGAGCATGTGAACGGCACTATTGTAGAGTGCAACACAGCCTACGAAGGTGAAAGAAACTACACAGATAAGCACATCAAATTATTAAAGAGACATGGCTGGAATGAGTTTTTTGATGTTGATTTGATGGATGCTGAAGGACCAGATATCGAAATTCCGATCAAAAACGGTACCCATCTTAAGACTGATATAATGGGAAAGAACTTCCTTAATTACGATTCAATGCTTGTACTTTCTCATTTTAAGGGACATCCAATGGGAGGCTACGGCGGAGCTTTAAAGCAGCTTTCAATTGGCTGTGCATCATGTGCAGGCAAGGTACAAATCCACTCGGCTGGCAAATACAATAAAGCTAGTGAGCAGGATATTGTTTGGAACGACTTGCCAGAGCAGAACGCTTTCCTTGAAAGTATGGCAGAGGCTGCGTCAGCAGTAGTAGACCACTTTGGAAAGAACATTGCATTTATCAATGTTATGGCAAATATGTCAGTAGACTGTGATTGTTGTGCAGTAGCTGAGGACCCATGCCTTAAGGATATTGGTATCCTTGCAAGCTTGGATCCTGTTGCAATCGATAGAGCTTGCCTTGATTTAGTATATGCTTCAAAGGATGTTGGACGTGATCACTTCCTTGAGAGAGTTACATCCAGAAATGGCGAGCACACACCTGCTACAGCTGCAAAGCTTGGTGTAGGAAGTCTTGAATATGAATTAATTGAATTATAG
- a CDS encoding TetR/AcrR family transcriptional regulator, with the protein MAVELKETIDKRREEIMDACEKLYETKGFHSITIKDISTETSFSRPSIYNYFQTKEEIFLGILTREYLKWNEDLKAITETRTKLDADNLAKAIAKTMEERKTLLKISAMNLYEIEDNSRLELLAEFKSAFKESVDIFEECLAKNLEGIDKKKCEQIRYAFFPYMYGIYPYVYPTDKQMEAMDQVKLSYAKTTIYNMSYDFLKLIFE; encoded by the coding sequence ATGGCAGTTGAATTAAAAGAAACTATTGATAAACGTAGAGAAGAAATAATGGATGCTTGTGAAAAGCTTTATGAAACAAAAGGCTTTCATAGTATCACAATAAAGGATATCAGCACAGAAACCAGTTTTTCTCGTCCATCTATATACAATTATTTCCAAACAAAAGAGGAAATATTCCTAGGCATTCTTACTAGAGAATATTTAAAGTGGAACGAAGATTTAAAAGCAATCACAGAGACTAGAACAAAGCTTGATGCAGATAATTTGGCTAAGGCCATTGCAAAGACAATGGAGGAAAGAAAAACACTTCTAAAGATATCTGCAATGAATCTCTATGAGATTGAGGATAACAGCAGACTGGAATTATTGGCAGAGTTCAAAAGTGCTTTCAAGGAATCTGTAGATATTTTCGAAGAGTGCCTGGCAAAGAATTTAGAGGGGATTGATAAGAAAAAATGCGAACAGATTAGATATGCATTCTTCCCTTACATGTATGGCATCTATCCTTATGTTTACCCTACGGACAAGCAGATGGAGGCTATGGACCAGGTAAAGCTGTCATATGCAAAGACTACTATCTACAACATGTCATACGATTTTTTGAAATTGATTTTTGAATAA
- a CDS encoding zinc metallopeptidase, whose amino-acid sequence MYYGYGYGYGIDPTLILVLIGAAISALASMNVQGTFSKYNRIRNYRGLTSNQVAEHILHSAGIYDVKIERIRGNLTDHYSPNEKVLRLSDATYGQTSVAAIGVAAHECGHAIQHKESYAPLKLRALSVPLANIGSKVSWPIILIGLLLGYSTIAELGVYLFSFVVIFQLITLPVEFDASARALRILDEDRLLEEDEHRGAKKVLKAAALTYVAALFTTILQLLRLVLIVSRVSRDDD is encoded by the coding sequence ATGTACTACGGATATGGATACGGTTATGGCATAGATCCAACACTTATTCTTGTATTGATAGGTGCTGCTATCAGTGCTCTTGCATCTATGAATGTTCAGGGCACATTTAGCAAATACAATAGAATTAGAAATTATCGAGGACTTACATCTAACCAAGTGGCAGAACATATACTTCACTCCGCTGGTATTTATGATGTAAAAATAGAACGGATAAGAGGAAATCTGACTGATCATTATTCACCAAATGAAAAAGTACTTCGTCTTTCCGATGCAACCTACGGGCAGACAAGTGTCGCTGCAATCGGTGTAGCCGCTCACGAATGCGGTCATGCCATTCAACATAAAGAGTCCTACGCACCACTTAAACTTCGCGCCCTTTCAGTGCCGCTAGCAAATATTGGTTCAAAAGTTTCATGGCCAATTATTCTCATCGGACTTTTACTAGGGTACTCTACAATCGCAGAACTTGGTGTTTACCTTTTTTCATTTGTAGTTATTTTTCAGTTGATTACTCTTCCAGTGGAATTTGATGCTAGTGCTCGTGCACTTAGAATTCTCGATGAGGATAGATTATTAGAAGAGGATGAGCATAGAGGTGCAAAAAAAGTGTTGAAGGCAGCAGCGCTTACCTATGTGGCAGCTTTATTTACTACTATCCTTCAACTACTTAGATTAGTTTTGATTGTAAGCAGGGTAAGTCGTGATGACGACTAA
- a CDS encoding YitT family protein: MNVKSVIKELFILTIASIIIGSAVFFFMMPSHAAVSSISGFAIVLTNFIPYSVSQITMVLNVVLLIIGFITCGPEFGYKTVYTSILLPVVIGIFEKMLPDYTSLTGDATLDVVCYIFVVSIGSAILFNRNASSGGLDIVGKILNKYFRIDIGKAMSIAGLCIALSSALAYDSKTVVLSILGTYLNGMVLDHFIFDQKLKRRVCIVSPYEAQIRDYILNELHSGASVYKVTGAYRMEEHDEIITIVDKGEFQKLMAYIDKVDPKAFVTVYKVSYMQYQSKSMPERVF; the protein is encoded by the coding sequence ATGAATGTTAAATCCGTTATCAAAGAACTTTTCATTCTTACAATTGCCAGCATAATTATAGGTTCGGCTGTATTCTTTTTTATGATGCCAAGTCATGCAGCAGTCAGCAGTATTTCAGGCTTTGCCATTGTGCTGACAAATTTTATTCCATATTCAGTGTCACAAATCACTATGGTGCTTAATGTGGTATTGCTCATAATTGGCTTTATCACTTGCGGTCCAGAATTTGGTTACAAGACAGTATATACATCAATTTTGCTTCCTGTTGTAATTGGTATATTTGAAAAAATGTTGCCAGATTACACATCTCTCACAGGTGATGCTACTCTTGATGTTGTTTGCTATATTTTTGTGGTTAGTATTGGTAGCGCAATTCTATTTAATAGAAATGCATCATCAGGTGGACTTGATATAGTTGGAAAGATTCTTAATAAATATTTTCGTATAGATATTGGAAAAGCCATGTCTATTGCGGGGCTGTGCATAGCATTGTCTTCAGCACTGGCTTATGATTCAAAGACAGTTGTTTTAAGTATACTTGGAACATATTTGAATGGAATGGTGCTTGATCATTTTATATTTGACCAGAAATTAAAAAGACGTGTATGTATAGTTTCACCATATGAAGCTCAAATTAGAGATTACATTCTAAATGAGCTTCACAGTGGTGCCAGCGTTTACAAGGTGACAGGAGCTTACAGAATGGAAGAGCACGATGAGATCATCACTATTGTTGATAAAGGCGAATTCCAAAAGCTCATGGCCTATATAGATAAGGTAGACCCAAAAGCATTCGTTACTGTTTATAAAGTTAGCTATATGCAATATCAATCAAAAAGTATGCCGGAAAGAGTGTTTTAG
- a CDS encoding WYL domain-containing protein translates to MMSNKYFDSLNRIDLYFTFLPYDLYDDSSEDVTISWFSSNYEIPISIVRGDFVSILLAYKKYNEYLVIYPRDTEIEYEELTEVTDSILSGDWDNIPLVSAISINRDDHSLTLTDEEQKAINEEFSFNNKVVDFDIIKDFRYYKSPSELYKTIELLNMAIDTKHQIYFKYSKNNKVNFYQISPIKIIYDNEENLYHILGIKNKNYVVYDIRFIKLSSVKDIPEGLSLLDASVSSKHQATVHILNLESESYDANNLNEKAPHVWKLAFSQKKATHVKVRFSEDVYTRVLEDLSLRLPAISITDCKDGYFYFEDDIYGVDSFDNWLRTFGSKALILEPKILAEQRIASFKQILENYS, encoded by the coding sequence ATGATGTCTAACAAATACTTTGATTCGCTGAATAGAATAGATTTATACTTTACTTTCCTACCATATGACTTGTATGATGACTCATCTGAGGATGTAACAATTTCATGGTTTTCCTCTAACTATGAAATACCAATAAGCATTGTTAGAGGTGATTTTGTATCGATTTTATTAGCTTATAAAAAATACAATGAATACCTTGTAATCTATCCTCGTGATACTGAAATAGAATACGAAGAACTCACAGAAGTCACTGACTCTATCCTATCTGGTGATTGGGATAATATTCCACTAGTCAGTGCAATATCCATTAATCGTGATGATCATTCCTTGACTCTTACTGATGAAGAACAAAAAGCTATTAATGAAGAGTTCTCATTCAATAATAAAGTGGTAGATTTTGATATCATCAAAGACTTCAGATATTATAAGTCCCCTTCTGAATTATATAAAACTATTGAGTTGCTCAATATGGCCATTGACACAAAACATCAAATCTATTTTAAATACAGCAAAAATAATAAAGTAAACTTTTATCAAATTTCACCTATTAAAATCATATACGATAATGAGGAGAATCTTTACCATATCCTTGGCATTAAAAATAAAAACTATGTAGTTTATGATATTAGATTTATTAAGTTGTCCTCTGTGAAGGATATCCCTGAAGGTTTAAGTCTTCTTGACGCCTCCGTAAGTTCAAAACACCAAGCCACAGTACATATTCTAAACCTCGAATCAGAAAGCTATGATGCCAACAATCTAAATGAAAAGGCTCCTCATGTGTGGAAGCTTGCATTCTCACAAAAGAAAGCGACTCATGTTAAAGTCCGTTTTTCTGAGGATGTATATACAAGAGTACTTGAAGACTTATCTTTACGCCTTCCAGCAATAAGTATTACTGATTGTAAAGACGGTTATTTCTATTTTGAAGATGATATTTATGGGGTCGATTCCTTTGACAACTGGCTAAGAACCTTTGGCAGCAAAGCCTTGATTCTTGAGCCAAAAATACTAGCAGAACAAAGAATAGCATCATTTAAGCAAATACTCGAAAATTACAGCTAA
- a CDS encoding helix-turn-helix transcriptional regulator — protein MEYPVLNVIATGERIRELRMQKGLKIDDIREFMGFESCQAIYKWQKGDSLPTVENLFALSRLFDTSIDEILVENEMEM, from the coding sequence ATGGAATATCCAGTATTAAATGTAATCGCTACCGGTGAAAGAATACGAGAACTTAGAATGCAGAAGGGGTTGAAGATAGATGACATAAGAGAGTTTATGGGGTTTGAATCCTGCCAGGCAATATATAAGTGGCAAAAGGGCGATAGTCTCCCAACTGTAGAAAACTTATTCGCCCTTAGTCGCTTGTTTGACACCAGTATTGATGAGATACTGGTTGAAAATGAAATGGAGATGTAG
- a CDS encoding M15 family metallopeptidase has protein sequence MKKKLLIGFIVILIVLTCAVVLFYHKSAESTPEVTSEGAPSVESANPESAEQPQESTQPGETKMTTTNVKDTENFYGIEFTEDSEIFARIKGKSYKDDCTIPVSDLRYLHVLHVGFDGQTHEGEIICNKSIAEDLLEIFEALYEAEYPIEKIKLVDEYNAEDEASMADNNSSCFNFRFISHTTKVSNHGAGLAIDINPLYNPYVKTVDGALSIEPANGAPYVDRSADFPYKIDENDLAYQLFTAHGFTWGGAWTSSKDYQHFEK, from the coding sequence ATGAAAAAGAAATTATTAATTGGCTTTATAGTAATTCTTATAGTGTTAACATGCGCTGTGGTACTCTTTTATCATAAGTCTGCTGAATCTACACCTGAAGTGACATCTGAAGGTGCTCCTTCAGTTGAATCCGCTAATCCGGAATCTGCCGAGCAACCACAAGAATCTACACAGCCAGGGGAAACGAAAATGACTACAACAAATGTAAAAGACACAGAGAACTTTTATGGAATAGAATTCACAGAGGATAGCGAGATCTTTGCACGAATCAAAGGAAAATCCTACAAGGATGACTGCACAATTCCCGTATCGGATTTACGATACCTTCACGTGCTCCACGTAGGCTTTGATGGACAGACTCATGAGGGCGAAATCATCTGCAACAAATCCATAGCAGAAGACCTCCTTGAAATCTTCGAAGCTTTATATGAGGCGGAATATCCAATCGAAAAAATAAAGCTAGTGGATGAATACAACGCAGAGGACGAAGCCTCAATGGCTGACAACAACTCCTCGTGCTTCAACTTCAGATTCATCAGCCATACCACAAAGGTTTCAAACCATGGTGCAGGTCTAGCTATCGACATCAACCCTTTGTACAACCCATACGTTAAAACCGTGGACGGCGCCCTCAGCATCGAACCAGCCAACGGAGCACCATACGTAGATCGCAGCGCCGACTTCCCATACAAAATCGACGAAAATGATCTGGCCTACCAGCTTTTCACAGCCCACGGCTTCACATGGGGCGGTGCCTGGACCTCCTCCAAAGACTACCAACACTTCGAAAAATAA
- a CDS encoding DUF3237 family protein produces the protein MKKEILTVNVKLTKFDEVKGQNGEALMIHFDGDATGEYFNGIILPGGVDTQREMKGSARALSARYILEGKDFKGNACKIFVENNGSFDENGNIVTHPTILTDSIDLAFLETADITGTISDIPGGVQIHLWMDDLEEL, from the coding sequence ATGAAGAAAGAAATATTAACAGTAAACGTAAAACTGACAAAGTTTGATGAAGTGAAAGGGCAAAATGGAGAAGCATTGATGATTCACTTCGATGGTGATGCTACTGGAGAATACTTCAACGGAATTATTCTTCCAGGCGGCGTGGACACCCAAAGGGAAATGAAAGGCAGTGCCAGAGCATTATCAGCTAGATATATTCTTGAAGGAAAAGATTTCAAGGGTAATGCTTGTAAAATTTTTGTAGAGAACAATGGCTCATTTGATGAAAATGGAAATATTGTTACTCATCCAACTATTCTTACCGACAGCATCGATTTAGCGTTTTTGGAGACTGCTGATATCACTGGAACGATATCGGATATTCCTGGTGGAGTTCAGATACATTTGTGGATGGATGATTTAGAGGAATTATGA
- a CDS encoding AAA family ATPase — protein MINNVNTDNISQNETDEGVINDALENQEKRPIWITNRIRFMAHRWVTQVSFNDFYEDIACHVIGQPNLKVFLANLYNYLNRLGEKLPTNNNVILAAPSGSGKTETYRALKRYFNEKIPGFPISILDLSQITATGYKGAEPCDMINPFIMGNEAFGICFLDEFDKKLEPSYASRGIDVNREVQNNLLTIIEGGNINTKAGLINTSDIMFVGLGSFDKFREKRESKVNAIGFGAENDEAEVDHYEPITRENMIEHGGTNELIGRFPFIINYGVLSDEAVNGIIKKDLENIQENYGCEITLSNTFKDELLKMATSKFGCRQIDSAIRSLVLQEYTQSLCETGGEKLVVKLEDYNNATHYWRNYTNEEVDKALIEMLSEDELRQIFEEAANDVS, from the coding sequence ATGATTAATAATGTTAATACAGATAATATATCACAAAATGAAACGGATGAAGGAGTAATAAATGATGCTCTAGAAAATCAAGAAAAACGCCCAATTTGGATTACAAACCGTATTAGGTTTATGGCTCACAGATGGGTTACACAGGTTTCTTTTAATGACTTTTATGAGGATATTGCTTGCCACGTGATTGGACAGCCTAACTTAAAGGTATTTTTAGCTAATCTATACAACTATCTTAATAGACTTGGCGAGAAGCTTCCTACTAATAACAATGTTATATTGGCAGCACCTTCAGGAAGTGGAAAGACAGAAACATATAGAGCTCTAAAGCGGTATTTTAATGAGAAAATACCGGGATTTCCTATAAGTATACTGGATTTATCACAGATTACCGCAACAGGATATAAAGGAGCCGAGCCATGCGATATGATTAATCCTTTTATAATGGGAAATGAGGCTTTTGGTATTTGCTTCCTTGATGAGTTTGATAAGAAACTTGAGCCTTCTTATGCAAGCAGGGGCATAGATGTAAACAGAGAAGTACAAAACAATCTACTTACAATAATAGAGGGTGGAAATATTAATACAAAGGCAGGATTAATTAATACTTCAGACATAATGTTTGTGGGGTTAGGATCTTTTGATAAGTTTAGGGAAAAGCGTGAGAGCAAAGTCAATGCTATAGGATTTGGTGCCGAAAACGATGAGGCAGAAGTAGATCATTATGAACCTATTACAAGGGAAAATATGATTGAACATGGTGGTACTAATGAGCTAATAGGAAGATTTCCGTTCATTATTAACTACGGTGTTTTGTCTGATGAGGCAGTAAACGGAATCATAAAGAAGGATTTGGAGAATATTCAAGAAAACTATGGATGTGAAATTACATTATCAAATACATTTAAGGATGAGCTATTAAAAATGGCGACTTCTAAATTTGGATGTCGACAGATTGACTCTGCTATTCGAAGTCTTGTTCTTCAAGAATATACACAGTCTTTATGTGAAACTGGCGGTGAAAAACTAGTGGTAAAACTTGAGGATTATAATAACGCGACCCATTATTGGAGAAACTATACGAACGAGGAGGTAGACAAGGCATTAATTGAAATGCTTAGCGAAGATGAGTTAAGACAGATTTTTGAAGAGGCGGCAAATGATGTATCGTAG
- a CDS encoding putative quinol monooxygenase, whose amino-acid sequence MSIAVNLRYKGENGAAKKFAEEMISSGTVQKIREEAGNLRYEYYTSFDDPETVLLIDSWENQEAIDVHHASPMMAKIAELREKYDLHMTVERFTSDELPEQDQSFIRK is encoded by the coding sequence ATGAGCATAGCAGTAAATCTTAGATATAAGGGCGAAAACGGAGCAGCGAAGAAATTTGCTGAGGAAATGATAAGCAGTGGTACTGTTCAGAAAATCAGGGAAGAGGCAGGTAATCTTCGCTATGAATATTACACTTCCTTTGATGACCCTGAAACAGTATTATTGATAGATAGCTGGGAGAACCAGGAAGCAATTGATGTGCATCATGCATCACCTATGATGGCTAAAATTGCAGAGCTTAGAGAGAAATATGATTTGCATATGACAGTGGAGCGTTTTACTTCAGATGAGCTTCCTGAGCAGGATCAGTCATTTATAAGAAAGTAG
- a CDS encoding WYL domain-containing protein, with translation MGTKEFLLEYLKTHDSITVKDFQALTGKTSRGTFYNTIQSLEASGYKFVIVNDASKSKRYILTSTDNLSSYNPSSSDDFYKYMILETLNRNRDGMLLENPAKRASKRNRILIKEQQNDYKYLFDVFYNITCDTEDNNSIPINIGESKFRELLSDLENEGKITCTNEGPVGIVYRPNNNESLFTTKDLVNALQILDQLPKKHKNYPILSNARDKISMELFHRSSFIDEDANFIVYGKKRRTFSSITSDLKILASADYKNYVIETKYNNEVLLFSVGKIVYSEISGEVYILGKRYAHTDKTSEYDYLKLSLITSVSTTKKKNTEYNNVVYDDICNHMLDISTNKPIHLKAKFVADYLPTTQKLNRLYSSRSNSAKILPIHEGDKHIASYYEDDISDLELIKPYLMGYGRACTVLEPTNMSEDIKQDIMAALDSYSKEEYDV, from the coding sequence ATGGGTACAAAGGAATTTCTCTTAGAATACTTAAAAACACATGACTCTATTACAGTCAAAGACTTTCAAGCTCTTACTGGAAAAACAAGCAGGGGAACATTTTATAATACAATACAATCTCTAGAAGCATCTGGCTACAAGTTTGTAATAGTTAATGATGCATCTAAATCCAAAAGATACATCTTAACAAGTACTGATAATCTGTCATCATACAACCCTTCGTCATCTGATGATTTCTATAAATATATGATTCTGGAAACTTTAAATCGAAACCGTGACGGAATGCTATTAGAGAATCCTGCCAAACGCGCCAGTAAACGTAATCGAATACTTATAAAGGAACAACAAAACGATTACAAATATCTTTTTGATGTATTCTACAACATTACTTGCGACACAGAAGATAACAATTCCATTCCTATAAATATAGGTGAATCAAAATTTAGAGAACTTTTATCTGATTTGGAAAACGAAGGGAAAATCACCTGTACTAATGAAGGTCCGGTGGGCATCGTATATCGACCTAATAACAACGAATCACTTTTTACCACAAAGGATCTTGTTAATGCCCTCCAGATTCTTGATCAACTTCCAAAAAAACACAAGAACTATCCTATATTAAGTAATGCACGAGATAAAATTTCTATGGAGCTATTTCACAGAAGTAGTTTCATCGACGAAGATGCCAATTTTATTGTATATGGGAAAAAAAGACGCACATTTTCTTCAATCACAAGTGATTTGAAAATTCTCGCATCTGCTGACTATAAAAACTATGTTATTGAAACAAAATATAATAATGAAGTATTACTGTTTTCTGTGGGAAAAATAGTATATTCTGAAATATCTGGTGAAGTATATATATTGGGAAAACGTTATGCACATACAGACAAAACTAGTGAATATGACTACTTGAAACTATCCCTCATAACCAGCGTATCAACAACGAAAAAAAAGAACACCGAGTATAACAATGTTGTTTATGATGATATATGCAATCACATGCTGGATATATCTACAAATAAACCTATTCATCTTAAGGCAAAATTTGTTGCAGATTATTTGCCAACTACTCAAAAACTAAATAGATTATACAGTTCTCGTTCAAATTCAGCTAAGATACTACCAATCCACGAAGGTGACAAACACATAGCTAGTTATTACGAGGATGATATATCTGATTTAGAACTCATTAAGCCTTATCTTATGGGTTATGGACGAGCTTGTACCGTTTTAGAGCCTACTAACATGTCAGAAGATATTAAACAAGATATAATGGCAGCTCTAGATTCCTATTCTAAGGAGGAATATGATGTCTAA
- a CDS encoding class I SAM-dependent rRNA methyltransferase, which produces MNEAIVTLKKGEGRTIKAGGAWIFDNEIDSVMGSFENGDIVVVHDFDGYMMGRGFINTNSKIRVRMMTRKKDQIIDDDFIKMRVQNAWNYRKNVLLEKDLNCCRVIFGEADFLPGLVIDKYDDVLVVESLALGIDKFKLQIVDYLKEAMAADGFSVRGVYERSDAAVRKKEGLAPYKGFIGDEFDTNVEIVENGVHYMVDVVNGQKTGFFLDQKYNRLAIQRLCKGKKVLDCFTHMGTFALNAGIAGAADVTGLDISEFAVSQATANAKLNGLDSTVKFRQANVLDELPKLAEAGEKYDVVILDPPAFTKSREATKNAMKGYREINMKGLKLVKDGGYLATCSCSHFMTQELFVKVIGQAAQAAHKRLRQVEFRTQAPDHPILWAADESYYLKFLVFQVVDEK; this is translated from the coding sequence ATGAACGAAGCAATTGTTACATTAAAAAAAGGCGAGGGCCGTACAATTAAGGCTGGAGGCGCCTGGATATTTGATAATGAGATAGACTCAGTTATGGGTTCTTTTGAGAATGGAGATATAGTTGTTGTCCATGATTTCGATGGATACATGATGGGCCGTGGTTTCATCAACACTAATTCCAAGATTCGTGTTCGCATGATGACACGTAAAAAGGATCAGATAATTGATGATGACTTCATTAAAATGAGAGTGCAGAATGCCTGGAATTATCGTAAAAACGTATTACTTGAGAAGGATTTGAACTGCTGTAGAGTGATTTTCGGGGAGGCTGATTTTCTTCCGGGCCTTGTAATCGATAAGTACGATGATGTGCTTGTTGTGGAATCACTTGCACTTGGCATAGATAAGTTTAAGCTACAGATTGTAGATTACCTTAAAGAGGCAATGGCTGCAGACGGATTTAGCGTGCGTGGCGTTTATGAGCGTAGCGATGCAGCAGTCCGCAAGAAAGAGGGCTTAGCACCATATAAGGGATTTATCGGAGACGAGTTCGATACAAACGTGGAAATCGTCGAGAATGGTGTTCACTACATGGTTGATGTAGTAAATGGACAGAAGACAGGTTTCTTCCTTGATCAGAAATATAATCGTCTAGCTATTCAGCGCCTTTGCAAAGGCAAGAAAGTTTTGGATTGCTTTACACACATGGGTACATTTGCCCTTAATGCTGGAATCGCAGGAGCAGCAGATGTAACAGGTCTTGATATTTCAGAGTTCGCAGTATCTCAGGCTACAGCAAACGCAAAGCTCAACGGCTTGGATTCAACTGTTAAATTCCGTCAGGCCAATGTTTTAGATGAACTACCAAAGCTTGCAGAAGCTGGGGAAAAGTACGACGTTGTAATCCTCGACCCACCTGCTTTCACAAAGTCGCGTGAGGCTACAAAGAACGCAATGAAGGGCTACCGTGAAATCAACATGAAGGGCCTTAAGCTTGTTAAGGACGGCGGCTACCTTGCTACCTGCTCATGCTCTCATTTCATGACTCAGGAACTCTTCGTAAAGGTAATTGGCCAGGCTGCACAGGCTGCCCACAAGCGCCTACGCCAGGTAGAATTCCGCACACAGGCTCCAGACCATCCCATCCTCTGGGCCGCTGACGAAAGCTACTACCTCAAGTTCTTAGTGTTCCAAGTTGTTGACGAGAAATAA